From Spartinivicinus ruber, the proteins below share one genomic window:
- a CDS encoding electron transfer flavoprotein-ubiquinone oxidoreductase has protein sequence MQRESMEFDVVIVGAGPAGLATACRLMQLATEANQDLTVCVVEKGSEVGAHILSGAILEPTALKELFPDWKDKGAPINTPVTQDDIYVLNNAEKSVKVPPLFIPKTMHNEGNYIISLGNLCRWLAEQAENLGVEVFPGFAAAEVLYDDSGTVKGVITGDMGVGHDGQPKDGYMPGMELHAKYTVFAEGCRGHLGKQLIAKFKLDEGKEPQHYGIGIKELWDIPPEKHQPGLVVHTTGWPLKESGSHGGSFLYHLENNQVVVGLITDLGYENPHVSPFDEFQRHKHHPVIKQYLEGGKRVSYGARAIAKGGIQSLPKMTFPGGLLIGCDAGTLNFAKIKGSHTAMKSGMIAAETLFKVLSSETETKPEPTEFTEAYQASWAYKELYQQRNFGPAMHKYGNILGAAFAYIDLNIFNGKLPFTLHDLKPDYAQMKPAAECKKIDYPKPDNQISFDKLSSVFISNTNHEEDQPCHLKLADPELPIRENLPKYNEPAQRYCPAGVYEVVDAEEGGKRFQINAQNCVHCKTCDIKDPAQNITWVTPEGAGGPNYPNM, from the coding sequence TTTCTGGCGCTATCCTAGAGCCTACTGCATTGAAGGAATTATTTCCTGACTGGAAAGACAAAGGTGCTCCCATTAATACGCCTGTGACCCAGGATGATATTTATGTGCTCAATAATGCCGAAAAATCGGTTAAAGTGCCTCCCCTCTTTATACCAAAAACAATGCACAACGAAGGTAACTATATTATCAGCTTAGGCAACTTATGTCGTTGGTTAGCTGAACAAGCAGAAAATCTCGGTGTTGAAGTCTTTCCTGGGTTTGCTGCTGCTGAAGTATTGTACGACGATAGTGGTACAGTTAAAGGAGTTATCACTGGTGATATGGGTGTTGGTCATGATGGCCAACCAAAAGATGGCTATATGCCAGGCATGGAGCTACATGCTAAATATACTGTATTTGCCGAAGGTTGTCGTGGCCATTTAGGAAAGCAGCTGATTGCTAAGTTTAAATTGGATGAAGGTAAAGAGCCCCAACACTACGGTATTGGTATCAAAGAGTTATGGGACATCCCTCCCGAAAAGCATCAGCCAGGTTTAGTCGTACACACCACAGGTTGGCCATTAAAAGAAAGTGGTAGCCATGGTGGTTCCTTTCTTTATCATTTAGAGAATAATCAAGTGGTGGTGGGTTTAATTACTGACTTAGGGTATGAAAACCCCCATGTAAGCCCTTTTGATGAATTTCAACGTCACAAACATCATCCTGTCATTAAACAATATTTAGAAGGTGGTAAGCGTGTATCTTATGGCGCCCGGGCAATTGCCAAAGGAGGTATTCAATCACTTCCTAAAATGACCTTTCCCGGCGGGCTATTAATTGGTTGTGATGCAGGTACGCTAAACTTCGCCAAAATTAAAGGCTCTCACACTGCGATGAAGTCAGGCATGATTGCTGCTGAAACCCTATTTAAAGTTCTGTCATCAGAAACGGAAACTAAGCCAGAACCCACTGAATTTACTGAAGCATATCAAGCCAGCTGGGCCTATAAAGAGCTATATCAACAACGGAATTTTGGCCCTGCCATGCACAAATATGGCAATATTTTAGGTGCTGCTTTTGCCTATATTGATTTAAATATTTTCAACGGCAAACTGCCCTTCACTCTGCATGATTTAAAACCCGACTACGCACAAATGAAACCAGCAGCAGAGTGCAAAAAAATTGACTACCCTAAACCGGATAATCAAATCAGTTTTGATAAACTCAGCTCTGTATTTATTTCCAATACCAACCATGAAGAAGATCAACCCTGCCACCTAAAATTAGCTGATCCAGAATTACCCATTCGGGAAAACCTGCCTAAATATAATGAGCCAGCACAACGCTATTGCCCTGCCGGTGTTTATGAAGTGGTAGATGCCGAGGAAGGAGGTAAACGGTTTCAAATTAATGCACAAAACTGTGTACACTGTAAAACCTGTGATATTAAAGACCCAGCACAAAATATTACTTGGGTGACACCAGAGGGGGCTGGGGGGCCAAACTACCCCAATATGTAA